In Lolium rigidum isolate FL_2022 chromosome 3, APGP_CSIRO_Lrig_0.1, whole genome shotgun sequence, the genomic window gatttatctatgacttatctatgatttgagaagtggcaatttgtggtaaagactccatgagtaagtgccactctttttcggaattatttgcacattaaatgactcatttaactagttaatcccatttgttgactctctgttgaccagccacttgagggtaaaactgagcatattacaCTAGCCAgtgttagcactcaaggggaaaactgagcacacaaaaaatgctagtataagactcgagggtatacctgagtatatctaaatttctagggttagacccgaggacgcgtgttgagGTGCAGAAatagaagacgtgcaattgttgacgcgtagacgcaggtcgcggtgcagaagtcgaagacgtgaaatcgtggacgcgtgtcgcgttgcagaagtccaagacgtgcagacgtgcaacggtggacgcgtaggacacaggtcgcattaaccacccctcgcctttatagaagcctcctcccactatctctgtcactctcactcgctcacgcaacgcctcctctctcacgtcccatcatcttctccaaagacaaaaaaaccctctccctctcctctaccggcgagatggacaaggagaatgccaatcccatcgtccacgacgccgtcggctccaagcgcgacgcctccctcttcgacgctgtCCCCTCGACGGCCATCGCCGCTGGTGCATTGGAGGctaccgccggtggcagtcaggtcccggcgggatgggacccctatgaggaggtgccgtacgagtcgcccccgaacccctacgacaccttcatggacgacccatggaatgaggtaactacggtttgcttcctttttgttccccattcctttttgaaccctatttttgctggtgtagatggatctgtagatggatgagtattgggttaatatttgcgccgattttattccattttgttttgatcccttcttgatttcgtttaagatttggggttcggccggtcggttaatttatgcaagtaataatgggatctcaatcagttaatttatgcaagtaatcatgggatctcaatcagttattttatgcacgaatcaaaagatatcaaccgtttaattttgcaaataatctggaatctgtttctttgcctatgatgaatcgttgggcacaaatttttacagggagggttcagcgaaccattgctatgtacaaatctgttgtgcatgagctttggttcgctaacaccatccatgtagatatataatcgtgtccactctaactgaggttgCCTCTATTTTTTCTAACTTTGTTATTATGCTCGTTAgttatcgttgcaactcattcactcatagtttccgtttgatatggatcagctgtctggcagcgacgacgagcaccatgacaccaagactcggcaggtgctgcggaagctgcaggtcggccagtatgtctcctacttcgccaagggtgtctacaggtgccccttctgcactaggagactcggcggcaccgacttcaactgcctcctcacacatgccgagaacatcggaacaccttccccaaggtcggcacgacggtgaacccctactccttccgcgccaagcacaaggcgctcggcatgcacctctgcAACTTCCAAcgggtggagatcgccgccgggcgcatgcctccgctcaagcccaaggtgcccaagcGGAGcaccaagtggaggcagagccagatggggtaggcggagtcctggatgtgtgctgctgctgcctcctccattttgttgttagctagggatcccttgttgttatgttgttagtatgatggtgttgtgaagaacctcgaacctgttactaagTTAGCtgatgtatgcagcttattatctagggagggatccctattatctatcctattctactatatgactgtgtgaatttatcgtacattaccctggagattttcttctagatttaactacatacatatggaccagagagagtgctagatttgctgccatattgggcaaacaacgagatccaaaaggcacaaataattgaagaaagacagaaatgcaagcttctctagatttgatactaattaggtgaaaaagacagagaaagagggggggaaggtactcttaaaaatgccaatctgggccgagagagacagaacccagctcctgctcacgtgcgatCAAACGATGTCTCGTCTTGTCCCACGTGGTCCCTTTCTACTAGCCCCACGTGACGCAGCCCCacatgacgcggccccacacgtcagcacggaacggtcaactaaacgggaatcctgccgtctgagctccttctgcgggtttcaaacaagggcttgggtaaaactgaggaaaaactaaggagctggggaaatctgagtacaactaaggacctgagggcacgaaaatagaaatcccataataataataataataataataataataataataataagagtTGTTTATTATCTATAAATTCATGTTTATTATTAAGTTTATCCTTTATGCTATAGCTGCGGTGTTCCTTGGAAATGAGATTCGAAGAAAAGCTCACTAGCATGTGTAGAGAGATAAACAAGGAAAATAGTTCCTACTTTTGCCTCTGATAAGACTATATCATTTGTTGTGAGATGATCAAGCTTTTTTATCATGAGCATTGTTATGCTAACAACAATGAGGGTGGATTGTTTGGCTGAACAATTGCACTGAACAAACCCAAGTCACTGATATACTATGAGACTTTTTTTGGTTAATAGAAATATATCTTTAATTGTTAAATTATGTAAAATTCCATTAACCATGAGAATATTATGGTGAATCATATTGGAGGGTATGCTTTGATCTTATCCACCCTCACCAGTTAATCATGGGTGTTGGGAAAGGTTAAGTCTCAGGCATAACTGAAGGTGCAGGAAACCTAATGATTCAAGATTGAGATTTGTTACACCTAACAAAGGAGATATATGAATTGGACCCTCTCGGTATTCTGACGTTAAGTAACATGTATGCGTAGACACACTGTGATAGTGATCATAGCACATCATCAATATACACCAAACGAGAAAAAAGGAGCATTGATACCGGATCGAAGATAACAGATATAGTGATCAAGAGTTGATCACGGGAATACCAAAGTCTCACCTCAGGTTATCAACATATGGCGTAACAATGGGAACGACATATAACAACACGAAAGGTGTGTTTAAGTTCCAAACTTCAAGTATTCAAAGGAGCGAATGTGAATGTACAGATCCTAGCATTGGTTATTGATTCGAAGGTATTCGGACTCACGACTACTCTATACCAAATCTATCGGGTCACACGCTCAAGGTTTTACAATGTGTTGTGGGAGTTGTATTTATGGTATATGGTTGAGAGAAGCTGTTTGAAATGTTTCCGACATCATTGaaattgttctgaaaattttatgACTAGGAGAGAGACTTCTGGAGTCACTTCAAGCCTGCCGAGTGATTCGGGGTAACATCAGAAGTGTTTCGGGGTTGCAGAATCATTCTGGTGATATTTTGTATTGGGGAAATCTCGTTCTGACGAAATCTGGATTGTCCGATGGACATCAGAATAAGAGAGGGAAGTGTTTCGGTGGTAGAGATGGGAGTGCACGACGGTTGGGCCACCTAGCACTCAAAGAGCTAATAGCCAGCTAGGCCAGGCCAACTGGGGCAACCGGCTAGGCCCCAAGGCCTAGGGAGCCACCAACCTAGGAACACTACGGAAGTAGGGCCCTACGGTTTGGTGGGCTGGCCCACCTAAGTAGTCGACCTCGGGAGGGGGCTGGTGGCTAGCCTACCCTTGTCCGACCGACCTAATGGGGGCAGCCCCATCCCCTCCTCCAAGTTGGTGCCCCTCTCCACCTGAAAATAGAGGTGCAGCCTACCTCAGTTGGTGGGCAATTTTCTCTCGTAGTCTCTCATGGCCCTTTGGTTTGCcacatctctccctctctctccacaTACAGCGAATGGCTGAAACAGTCTCACCACAGTAGCCTAGACCTAGCAGCAAAGCCCTCTAGACATGTGGACTACCCCGGAGGAATCGTCTGTTTGATTCTAGGAGCAAGGTGGAGATATCCTCGTGGCTTGGAGGTATCGCCTAACAGCGGGGATCGCtcagatcatcatcatcatcatcgagttTTTCCGCTTTACTCGTTGAGTTGATATAGATTCAACTTCATAGTATAGATCTTGGGTGTTAGTGTGGATGCATATTTTTGAAGTACATCCAAAATCCCATTCAGTTCAACCTCAAATTCATCTTCGTCAGTGGCATAAACAACCTCTATTTTTTAATGTCTCCATGCAGCTATGCATGCCGCAAGAGAAATTCTGAGAGGATGTAAAGAGAGGTTTTAGGTCAACAAAATGTGGTGGCAAAAGATCCGACGCGATCTGGTGAATGAGAAAAAATATTTGAGTAGGGCACGCCTACCTCCATGGGCACACGGCATGGAGACCCTGGTCCGCCAAGTGGTCTCCTTGGAACCGTCGGTGCTTGATAGAATAGTATTCAGTAGAGAGAATCAAGGTGAAGGTTTGAACAGGTGGGCCCTACGCTTGTTTTGGTTCAGCCAAACGGTGTGACCATTTAGCGAAACGTGAGCACTTGCAGCGGGACCGTCCAATCAGAATTAGAGTGGTTTAGAAATTTGGTCAGCGATTTTATCACCCGGTAGTTTTCTTTGACAAAAGAGTGGTTTGTTAAAATCGTAGCCCTAATTGTGGTGGGTTTTGTTATTTTTCTCTTGTAAAACCAACTGCAAATAGTTAATTTCGAGTCAATTGAGATAATAGTATTTTCCCTCAATTAGGTCGTGCACTAAAttccatttttaatattggatagAGACAATGCGGAAATACCTAATGAAACATGGATGTAGGCGCACCCGcttatttaaaaatttaaaaatatgcaatttaaaaagttATGAAATAAATTTTTTCATATAAGAACAGACATGTCCTTATTAGACACGTCGTTATCATTATTCAGGGTAATAACAATCCTCCGACCCAATCGCCGTCCCATCGTCGCTATCGCGCACGCTGCCatgccacacacacacactcaccACCCTTGTCATACAGGAGTACTCTTGTGCTTGCACGCCATGCGGGAATATATGTTGTGTCCGCCACGTCCAAATTCgtcaatcaagaaaaagaaattaatACTAGTCAGTAGTTACTTTAAAAGTTAGTTACCTAAATTGATCGATGTGCACCAAAAACCAATTTCTAAATAGGACGTCAAATCATCAACGCGACAATTGCTAGCTAGGAGCTAGCTATCATTGTAGCTGATGGTTACGGCAAAGGTAAAAGTATATGGCGCGCAAACATAGTAAAAAAAAGACAAGTGCCTAAATAGTGCTACATAATGCGCTTTTGATTTTCAATTGGTAAATAGATTTTCATATTATTTTGAAACTACAATTCTGCAAAACAACATATATGTTGAAGTGAATTTTCAGAACCTAGGCACTCCTGAGTCCTGACACGCATGGATGAGGAACTTAATTTTCTCGTTATGCAGCATGAGGCCGGGCTTGGTTGAACACAGCGAATTTAAAGCCAACCGTGCCTACCGGTGTGATATCTACCATCTACTATCTGCTTTAAGATTAGTGCGGCTCTTGACATTCGTAtaatataaaattaataattgaaaCACAAGCGAAACTTTTGtgaaactaaagtgatacatgaAAAGCTTTGTGAAACATTCTGACAAAAACTGAAACTGATGACGTTACTGCTGACATCACTAGGATTTGTTTCACAAAATATTCGTATTTCAGTTATGTTTTAATTATATTTCAGATTTATTTCATAATTTTGTGTAAGGAATGATCAGCACACACCATATGCATCACTTTGATGTAGAGGCTGGAGTAAAatctccatttcaaaaaaaaaaagtcactACTGATGTCACTCATGTAGATGTAGTTGTCTTTTTTTAGGACGGAAAGTGTAGTTGTCTTTGGAAAGAGGTTTTCGGGGCTTGGTTGCGTTCCTTGGAGCAGTAGAATACCTTCGTGGCGAATTTCTAGTGGTCTTGAAACTGTTCCAGCAAGGGCAAATGCTGCAAACTTGCCCAAAAATGCAGCCGCCATTCAGTACCGCGCGTAGAACGCGTCCTCCATCGACCCGTCGTGTCCCAGAAAAGAAGCACTGTTCCCACAACCTTTACAAGCCGTCCTAGCTGCCTACGCCAGATCGAGATGAACCGCGAGAAGTAAAGCTACAGAAGAGAGAAGAGGCCGGAAGAGAGAAGAGGCCGGAAGGAACCAGGGGATGAAGATGATCCATCCCCACGGCAACACGTACGCCTAGGTCAAATAATTAAGCAATCGAGTACAGATCGATATTGTCACGTACTTTGGGAGAGATATGAAAGCGTGTGCTCGTACACTTGGAAATGGATATCTGGCAGGCAGGTGTGCCAAACTTTTTTTTGTAGAAAGGGGCAGCTCAAGCGTGCGTGCAAATTAAAGCAGTTGACGTCAGGCCGCTTGTCTTGCTAGGCgtgctcatcgtcgtcgtcgtgtcCTGTGCATTCCGGCCGGACCCCGGAAGCCGACACAGCCCATGCGCTCGCTCCGATCGATGGCTAACTTGTGCAACCGAAACTCTACAGCTAAAACCGCTAGAGCTGGCTAGCCAAATCAAGCTGCACATCACCGCACTTTCACACCTAAGTTACAGCGTCCAACTTGCAGCTTTCAACCCGGACTTCATTAACATCTGTACGTCAGTGTGTCATCGCCCCTTTCAGCGACCCATCAAACCCTAGCAGTCTGCGCCGGGGGCGTAGGTCGACACTAGGAGAAGCCCACGGGTCTAACTGCAGGCATGGGCAAGTGACGGCTATGGTGATATGGGCAGTGTATGGCGTGTGCGGCGGTGAGGCCAAGCGATTGGTGGCAGACTATCTTGCGGGCCGGAGGTGCGGGTTCGGCGGGAGGCACAACTACAGGTAAAAACCGGACCGATCTCGGTAATGACGAACGATGGTGGTGTCTTATGCGTCCTTAACTTGTTGAAGACATCGTCATTGCATGCATGTCTCATCTCGTTGCTCGGGCTGCTCCCGAGGAAACCCAAGATCCGGGTATCCTGAAGACGGTGATGATCGGCGCCGTTCTCCCTCCTAGGGTCACCGCTTAGGCCACAAAAATCAATCGGACCTCGACACCGTTCAACCCCTCATCGCACGACTATTTGTGCGCGGCAAAAACCATCGTCAGAAAGCGAGAAATGCACAAGAATTTCACAGTTTTCGCCACACAAAAAAAAGTCAATCTCCACTCACCCGGCGCGCGCGTGCGTCCTTTTCGCCAAAAGTCACCACAATGTTCTTAATTAATCACATGGGAAAGTACTACGTAAGCATGTCAATTAAGCTTCACCTCTCACTCGCCTAGGTTGTTTGCAGATACCCGGCCAGACCGCTCCCGTTTCATTTTCCATTATCCAAAACTAGATCAGAAAAGCTAGCACGGCACACAGTGATCGTCATCGGTAGAAGACAATTAACAGCACGACACACACGCATCCCTTTCTCGCGGCTCCACACGAGGAATTATTAAGTCTCATCTCCTATCTACTACCAGTGCCAGACTGCCAGTAGTACCCTCACCTCAGCTCCCTCTATAAATTCCCCGCCCAAGCTCGGAGCTCACAGACTCGGCCACCGGTCACTGGACAGCACAGCAGATTGCTAGCTAGCTAGATAGCGCCCGACTCTCTCAAAATATCCAAGCTCCAAAGCCCAAAGCATCTCGATCGGAGCATATCAAATTCTGAAGCAACACACACGATCAAGATCAGGTACCCACAAGCTAGTGTTCTCGTGCCTGCTTGAAGATGAACCTCGTGGACGAAGACATGCTGCTGTTCCCTTCCTTCTCCTTCCCGGATCAGAGTTCCCCGGCCGACGCCGCCACACCATGCTCCGGTAAGTTTGGTAATCCTCCCTCTGATGACTGAGTTAGCTACCGCACTATGTACGGTGTCTGTGCTATGTATAGCTCTTTGTGGGTGCAAGACCTCGACTCATCACCGCAATGCGTTGTGCAGGTGGTGAGCAGAAGAAGGCCGgccggcagcggcggaggcggaAGGCGAGGCAGTCGGCGTCGGCAGGCGATGGCGACGACGCGGCGGCGAAGAAGCGGAAGCTGAGCGACGAGCAGGCGCAGTTCCTGGAGATGAGCTTCAGGAAGGAACGGAAGCTGGAGACGCCGCGCAAGCTGAAGCTCGCCGCCGAGCTTGGCCTCGACACCAAGCAGGTGGCCGTGTGGTTCCAGAACCGTCGCGCCCGCTACAAGAGCAAGCTCATCGAGGAGGAGTTCTCCAAGCTGCGCGCCGCCCACGACTCCGTCGTCGTCCACAACTGCCACCTCGAGGCCGAGGTACACACACTGCAACAACCTTAGACTCTGTCTGTACTCACACCATGCAGTCATGCAGATGCAGTATTATGTCAGAAACTCTTGGCTGTTAGCTAGATGTGCTAACATGTATGCGTGTATGGTGTGCAGCTGTTGAGGCTCCAGGCGAGGCtagcggaggcggaggaggagaagagcaAGTTCATGGCTGCGGCGGCGACAAGTGGGTGCGGCGGCGGTGTGAACAGCCCGAGCTCGTCGTCGTTCTCGACGGTGACGCACACCCCGGCGGCGATGGTTGGGCAGTTCGggatggaggaggtggaggccgacCTGACATACATGAGCGAGTACGACTACAACAACTACATGATGGACTTGGCGGCGGGCGGCTACTTCGGAGGAGTCTACGACCAATTCTGCAGCTGATTTAACTTGGGTGGAGGGATAGCACGCCAACAGTTCGAGTAGTTTCATTACTATGATGATCAATGTTAATTAATTAATCAACGGTAAATTGCAGGGTAATTACGTATGCAAGTAGCAGTAGTACTAGCAACTCAGAATTCAGACGTAGTATTGGTGGTAGCAGAGAATTCACAAGTAGTATTGGTGGTAGTATAAGAGTACGTATGTGCTAAGCTATGTACATTATATGAATTGGTAATCTTTGTATGTACTATGTCTGGATTATCATGCAAGCGATTATGATTGACTGAACCAATTGATATACATTGGTGCCTTTTGTCACCTTCCTACTTCCATTTTTGAAGAATGTCTGGGGGTTTTCTTTGGCCCAGCAGCAGGCTGGGCTGCATCGCAGTGCTGGGCCTCATCACATCACACACATGATAATGTCCCATTATTCGTTCATCGTCAGGTGCTGCTTTTAATCTAGCACAGCCGCACTGATGTTGAGCATCAGCTAGCAGCAGGAGCTGGTTGGTGCGTACAAGTGTACAGCTCTCCTAAGTGGCGGCATAATAGTATCCTACGACTAGACGTCGGACGTGTCGACCTGACATAAAAACTGCGGCCATTATCCACAGCTAATGATTGCATTGGCGAACCTGTCGTCACCTTAAAAGCCTTGCTTCCGCGGAGATAAGCCCGCTGCAAAAGACGACCTGAATGATCGATCAAAAGTATTCTCGTATATCTGGACACCGTTtaagtgtgtagatacatgcgtATCTAGATAGAACTAagctaaaaaaaaaaattgcaacaaGGCAAAAGGTTTACCTTTTCTGTTAATTATGGAGACGTTTTTAAGATTTTGCAAGGTCAAGCTTGACCAAAAGGTCAATCGAAAAAAAGAAATAAGCCTAATCTCGCAGCATTTCATTACTGAATGCTTTTGCCCTCGCAAAACTTTACATAGCCACCTCTTCTTTAACTTTTGCAACAAGCATGTTCGCGGTGGATACGCTATTTCGGAAGATGCGTGCATTCCGTTCCTTCCAAATTTCTCAAGATATCAACATTGCAAACAAAGCCATGTCCATCGTTCATTGCCTATGTTTGCGGATCTCCTCGATCCATTACTCTTTGACGGAACGGCTAGTATGCCAAATATTTGGACTAACATAATGGAGCCCAAGCCAGTTATTCACGATCACACATGGGATGGTGAACTGGCATTTGAAAAGAATGTGGGAGGCGGATTCTCGTACTCGGGTTGCAAAGCTTGCACCTTTCACAATTTTGCCACCATCTCTTTTCAAACATATCCGTCGTCCAAACTCTATCTTGGATGACATACCAAGCAAATTTGCAAATAAGGGGAGCACACGGTCCCCAAACTAAGGATGGCATGAAAGATTTTGGATGACCCAAAGAATTGTGTGTTGTATGTTAACTTCGACGAGTAGCATCCACAATTGGTGAGCTTCCAAGAGACGGAATCTGGAGTATCAGGGTTCATTTGCACCGAATGAAGCATTTTTCATAGGTTGGCAAATTGCATggcgagtcaattaatttggaacagAGGGAATACTAACATGTGCGTTTTTTTTCCTTGACGAGCTACCGTCACACGGCACACGAATCGAACAAAGCCTAATCCATCAATCCTCCGTCATCCGCCGGGATGGACAGGGACGTTCGCATATGCCCGTCGTCGCACGAACACCACGAGCGAGCAAAACAAAAAACGCACAGTCGGGaaccatcgtcgtcctcctcgacctcgaacccggccgtcgccatcgccggcttTACGGCACCTGCTGCCGTGCCCGTGGCCTAATCGTCGGTGTGGGGGACGCGCGCTGGACGCAGGTCACGGAGTACGCCAAAGATGGGGCCTTTGCTGCTTTGCTTAGTCCTGGAGGCATAGGAGGAGAATTCTTATccaggacgatgatgagatgCCTCCCCCCTGGAGCTGtacgaactcgatgagattggaaCAGAAGCATCGGAGAACTTTCAGCGCCCGCAAACTGTCACCCTCCGTGGCGTACGAACGACAGAATTATGCGCTCAATCAGTTACTCCTATCGTTTGTTGAGATGCACATCCATCCCAGTGTAGCTGCTACCTTTACTGCTGACTGACCTGAGAACTTGCACATGCTTTTAGTTTAGAGCTGATTGTGTGTAGGCCTTTACTGCTTACTGACCTGAGAACTTGCACATACCTTAACTGCTCAAGTGAGAACTGGGCAACTGGCATGTGCTTTTGGAGATGGCTAACTGCACGACCTGCAGAAATCATCACATCTAAACTACAATTCAGCATGGCCATAGCAGCGGATCAAGTGTAGCTTGCCGGTTTACTGCTGAATGGAGCACTGAACTGTGCTTTACAGTACACTGCAGAAATCACAATGATATTTTACAGCATGGACGAGTAGGGATGAAAATGCAGCCAAAAGTTTCCGAGTTTTATGTGGAAACATGGAAATGGAATGAAAATACGAAAATGGAAACAGAATTTTGCAAAacagaaactttttggcagaaacggaAACGAAACAGCATATTCGATCCGTATCTGTTTTCGACAATATCTGCTTCTATTTTTTTCTGATATTTCTGTGTTCATTTTTGTTTTCgccaaaaaaaatatgaaaacaaatGTGACACCACTCAGTTTTGTCCATTTCCGCCTCTAGAAACAAGGCACAAGGAAGACATTAGGCATGATGAGACTTCCACAGCTTAAAGAATAGAGGATTAATATACAGATCCATTCTGTCCAGTCTATCACAAGTACACGAGTGGGTGGGAATCGAGCTGAatccacacacccaaatgagatcTGTAGCAACACTTTGTCACCGGGATTACAtgatacaacaacaacatcagGAAGCGCTAGGCTGATACCGACGAAAAAAATTAACTGGCAGCCATGACAGCACATGGCAGTACCATCAAGATACGCCGCGGCCCGAATTAGCCAACTTGGTACCAAAAGTTACGCTGGCTACCTATTCCTCAGCGACCCGGTGCTGGACTTCTTCGATGAACAGCTCGGAAGGGGCTCTTTCACGGGCGAGGGAGGGAAAGGGGAGGACGACGGGAGCTGTTTCTGGCTGGAGATTGAGGAGAAGCAGCTCAATGGGTTCCGCAGTCGCCGTTTCTCCGAATCTTCGGGTTGGCTATTAGGGTCGTGGCCGACTGGGGAGATCTTGAGTGACTCCGGGAGAAGGCAGTTGCAAATGGCACCTGTAGACATACATGACACAAATGAATTCCCAGTTcataacaacaacagcaacaataaAAATGTTTGGATTTAAGGGGAACAAAACCAAAGCATTGTGATTTTACTACAAGTGATTGTTTGTACGACACCAAATTGCGAGTGCGGAGATTCGAACCTGGGAGCGGGGATGCATCAGCCCATCCCAACCACCGGGCTAAGCCTCGGTTCACCCCAGTTCATAGCAAGAAACGTCACAAAAATAACGAAATGCTATGAAAAGCGGAAACTATAGTCTACATATACAAGAATCTGATTTCTTTTACAACTCTAAATGCATGGACCATGGTCTCAAGCTACAAAGTCAGAGTTTTCATACTGCCTGAAAGTTGGCGAGCTGAATGAAATGCCTATTTACTTATTTAGCACATGACTCAGCTCAAGTTCTTTCTAATCAGTCAAGTCTCAAGTCCCATTGCTGTGAAGACTGATGAATTGCACTAGCAGGTGATGTGACCGCAAAAGTACAACTTTATGCGACAATTCGGTAAGCTACAATTCGGGAAACTAAAGTGGAAACGGAATTCAGTGAGCAAGAATGACAGGCAGTAACTATGAGAGTGCTCAGTGCATTCTGACTATGCACATTAAGCTGCAACCATCATTATCAAAACAACCTTTAGCTTTACCGAACTATTAAACaactaataataagcaccatCACTTGCATAAAGGTACGGTACCTATTCTGGCGAGCCGATTCACCCACTTGGGAATTTTGCTGCCGGTCAACTTGTAACACATATCTTTGCAGAAGTGGTTGCAGTTCTTCATGATAAGATGGTAAGTATCTCCATTGTAGTTTACTGACTGCAGCTCCATGAACTGCCTAACTTGGATAGGATCCAAGCACGTTGTACCAAGAAATATCGATCGCCTAAATCTGAAACCAGGGCATTGACGAGGTTCTACCTCAAATACCCCACTCGTGGGATAATCATGTGCTCCAAATGCATATTCGACCCCATGAACTGCACAtgtaaaagaaaggcaatcagaaTACATCCTTATTCAGATCACTTCTGAACTTTCGTTCCAAAACAATTACCCAATTTAATTTGCATGAAGACAAGAAAGCAGAAGAGGCAGATAAAGTCTCTTTGTTTTCATCTGGACTCAAATACCATGTCTCACTTAATTTCCTTTTCCATCTTTGCACAAGCAGATGCAAATGGAGGACTAAGCTGAAGCTTAC contains:
- the LOC124696145 gene encoding homeobox-leucine zipper protein HOX12-like; its protein translation is MNLVDEDMLLFPSFSFPDQSSPADAATPCSGGEQKKAGRQRRRRKARQSASAGDGDDAAAKKRKLSDEQAQFLEMSFRKERKLETPRKLKLAAELGLDTKQVAVWFQNRRARYKSKLIEEEFSKLRAAHDSVVVHNCHLEAELLRLQARLAEAEEEKSKFMAAAATSGCGGGVNSPSSSSFSTVTHTPAAMVGQFGMEEVEADLTYMSEYDYNNYMMDLAAGGYFGGVYDQFCS
- the LOC124696144 gene encoding deSI-like protein At4g17486 yields the protein MKLRTKRPGWKSLVPLQLSRKSAMRFFLFPKVQASGQSPTDTPVYLNVYDLTPMNGYIYWAGLGIFHSGIEVHGVEYAFGAHDYPTSGVFEVEPRQCPGFRFRRSIFLGTTCLDPIQVRQFMELQSVNYNGDTYHLIMKNCNHFCKDMCYKLTGSKIPKWVNRLARIGAICNCLLPESLKISPVGHDPNSQPEDSEKRRLRNPLSCFSSISSQKQLPSSSPFPPSPVKEPLPSCSSKKSSTGSLRNR